A genomic segment from Actinomyces lilanjuaniae encodes:
- a CDS encoding alpha-glucosidase C-terminal domain-containing protein — protein MVLPYYRRLISLRKQYPVVSEGSYEPYALDHPDVLAYQRHHEGQHLLVLCSFRAYETTIEVPADFQDSRVLVSNYDDEPTWLASDGADVAVRLRPYQALALLVSCPVRSSLQTD, from the coding sequence GTGGTCCTGCCCTACTACCGGCGTCTTATCTCCCTGCGCAAGCAGTACCCGGTCGTCTCCGAGGGCAGCTACGAGCCCTACGCCCTGGACCACCCCGACGTCCTGGCCTACCAGCGCCACCACGAGGGGCAGCACCTGCTCGTGCTGTGCAGCTTCCGCGCCTACGAGACCACGATCGAGGTCCCGGCCGACTTCCAGGACAGCCGGGTGCTCGTCTCCAACTACGATGACGAGCCGACCTGGCTGGCCAGTGACGGCGCAGACGTGGCGGTCAGATTGAGGCCCTACCAGGCGCTGGCGCTGCTGGTCTCCTGCCCTGTCAGGTCCTCCCTCCAGACGGACTGA